DNA from Strix aluco isolate bStrAlu1 chromosome 2, bStrAlu1.hap1, whole genome shotgun sequence:
aagacggtgcaccggcggcagtatcGTACTGAccaagattccctggtccccatccatcagatGATCCcttgactagaaagccagaaggtgattaACAAGACTCcctcacccttcaacagccctatatggccagtgagaaagtctaatggcgaaTTGAGACTAAccgactaccgtggcctgaatgaagttacgccagcgatgagtgctgcagtgccggacatgctagagctccagtatgagctggagtcgaaggcagccaagtggtatgccacgattgacattgctaacgcattcttctccattccaatagcaccagagtgcaggccacagtttgcgttcacttggaggggtatccagtacacctggaatcgattgccccaggggtggaaacacagctccaccatttgccatagactggtccgtactgcactggagaaaggtggggctccagaacacctgcagttcattgacgatatcattgtatgcggggacacagctgaggaagtctttgggaaaggaaagaagataattgaaatccccctgaaggccggttttgccatcaagtgacagaaagttaaggggcctggaagggagattcaatccctaggaataaaatggcaagatgggcgtcgccacatcccaatggaggtgataaaccagataacagccatggccccaccaaccactaaaaaggagacgcagtctttcctgggtgctgtggggttctggaggatgcacatcccaaactacagcctgattgtgagccctctctaccacataacccgcaagaagaacgattttaaatggggcccagagcaacaacaagcctttgaacaaattaagcaggagattacccaggcagtagcccttgggcagtccgggcagggcaggagattaagaacgtgctctacaccgcagccggggagaatggcccttcctggagcctttggcagagagcacctggggaatcccaaggccgacctctaggcttttggagctggggatacaaaggctctgaagctaactatacactgactgagaaggagatactggcagcgtatgaaggagttcgagctgccgcAGAAGTGGTCcgcactgaaacacagctcctcctggcaccccgactgccggtgctgggatggatgttcaaaggaaaggctccctccacacatcatgcaacagatgccacgtggagtaaatgggttgcgctgataacacaacaggctcgaatagggaacctcgaccgcccaggattagtggaagtgatcataaactggccagagagcaaagactctgggatgtcaccagaacaggaggtgaaacgtgctgaggaggccccaccatataacgagctgccagatgaggagaagcgatatgccctgttcactgatgggtcttgtcgcattgtagGAAAACattgacgatggaaggctgcggtgtggagTCCCACACGACGAgtcactgaagctgttgagggacaaggtgattcgagccagttcgcagaggtgaaagccacccaactggctttggatattgctgagcgagaaaagtggccgaggctctatctctacactgacttgtgggtggtggcaagtgccctgtggatgtggctgcagcaatggaaacagagcaagtGGCAACGCAAGGGCGGACCcttctgggctgctgaagtatggcaggacattgcagcccaggtggagaacctcgttgtgaaggtgcgccatgtggacgcccatataccccagagtcgggccactgatgaacaccaacacaaccagcaggcggaccaggctgctaagatcggagtggctcaggtggacttggactggcagtgtaaaggtgaactgttcatagcccggtgggcccatgagacctcgggccaccaaggcagagatgcaacatacaggtgggcttgaGATTGAGGgttggacctcaccattgacaccatcgcagagatcatccacggatgtgagacgtgtgctgcaatcaaacaagccaagcaggtgaagccccagcagaatgaagattgatggctgaaatataaatatggagaggcctggcagattgactacatcacactgccacagacctgtcaaggcaagcgccacgtgctcacaatggtggaagtaaCCACTgcatggctcgaaacttatccagtgtcccacgccaccgcccggaacaccatcctgggccttgaaaaccgagtcctgtggcaacacggcaccccagagagaattgagtcagacaatgggactcacttccaaattaacctcatagatgcctgggcagaagaacacggcatcaagtgggtctaccacatcccctaccacgcaccagcctctgggaagatcgagcgctacaatggactgttaaaaactacattgagagcaatggggggtggaaccttcaaacactgggacacacatctgacaaaggccacttggttagtcaacacaagaggatccgccaatcgagctggcccggttcagtcaaaacttccacgtgttgtagacggggataaagtccctgtggtgtgcatgagggatgtgctgggaaaaatggtctgggttagtcctgcgctgggcaaaggcaaacccatccacgagattgtttttgctcaaggacctggctGcgcctggtgggtgatgcaggaggatggagaggtccgatgcgtaccacaaggggacttgattttcgGTGAAaccacaccgtgaattatactgtgcttttgttaatttttttttttttcttactgttaattgctaaatggcagctggacgtgacgcagatgatatagaataaaggggtggattatgtcctggttaaGCTAGGAcagggttaaatttccccagcagtggggagggagctctagctgggttattccataccatgctGTCACATCCAGGCGCCCAAGCACGGGAAGATTGGTAGGCGCCCTTTTGTGCGGTCGCTTTCCTCACTGCTGTACCTGTACGGtatatctcttgctctgttcattgttattactgttctttttattgttgttgttcggtttgtcattgttacactgttgtattaaaactttcctcaTCTCAACCCTGgcatttgtatttcactccctgccccgtctggtccaagggtgggggaggtgcagcggcagcgtggtctcgtgTCCCGGaggggcctaaaccaccacagggtgTTGATtaacagccggctgaacaggagccagcagtgtgctcaggtggccaaggaggccaatggtatcctggcttgtgtcagcaatagcgtggccagcagggacagggaagggatcttagcCCTGGACtcggcaccggtgaggccgctcctcgatgactgggttcagttttgggcccctcactccaaaaaggacattgaatgactcgagcgtgtccagagaagggcaacgaagctggtgcagggtctggagcacaggtctgatggggagcggctgagggaactgggggggtttagtctggagaagaggaggctgaggggagacctcatggccctctacaactccctgaaaggagggtgcagagaggggggatgagtctcttgaaccaaggaacaagcgacaggaccagagggaatggcctcacgCTGttccagggcagggtcagactggctcttaggaagtatttctttccagaaggggttgttgggcgttggaatgggctgcccagggcaggggtggagtccccatccctggaggggttgaagagtcgggttgacccagcgctgagggtcTGGTGGcattgagaacggtcagtgtgaggttaatgattggactggatgatcttcaaggtcttttttcaaccaagatgattctgtgattctgtgattctgagctcATACCTCCCTCCGCGGTATTGGGCAAGTTCCTCTGACTCCTTGAGCACTGGTTTTATGCTCTGGAAACTGGGGTGATAACTCAGAATGCTTTATGGttattttttggaaaatatttgcagtttgaaAACATTCTAGATTCCAGCAGACATGCTGGACAAACTGTCAGATAAGGGTTGTAAAACCTTAAACTTCGGTACTTTGCTTTCAGAGCTTGATTTTTGGATGTCTGTCTGTTCTGTGATGCTGGGTGACTTGTCCTGAATTTGAAAAGGGAGCTAACGCTGAAGACGGCCCTTTTCCTTGTTGTAAGAATGATGTATATTAAAAACTTCTCCTTAAAAACACCTGCAATAGATACTGAACCACTTTACATCCGTTGTTAGATACACAGGATGGAAACGGAAGCTGAGACATCAATAGAGGAAATTGTTTTTCACAATAAATCTTTCAGCATACCCACGCAGTTCTCTTTCTGGAGGCTCCAGACTTGGTGTCAGTCTGCAGTGACTGAATCACATGGCTGTCTTGGCTTTGCTGCCTGTCTAGATTCTGGTCTTGCTTTAACACAAAACTTAACATTAgtcattttaatcttttaataacTTGGAAAAGCAGGCATGCTCTGGGAATTCAGCAGTAGTGACCTGGGGGTACTGAGGCACACTGATAGTGTGGGCCTTAAGTCCTGAATACTTGAATCTTGCATCAGTCTTAAATAACCTGTTGTTTCCTTAAGGTGAAACCTCATCTAGAAGCAAAAGAAGGGAAAACGTTTGATGTCTTCACCGCAGTGGAATTTAAAACTCAGGTGGTTGCTGGAACAAACTACTTCATCAAGGTAGAGGACACTGGGCAAagcaattactatttttttaaaataatgtgtaaTGTTTGGAATggtgggtttattttctttacttatcTACAGAGGGATACTTAGAATTTGGccttaataagaaaaaaatctgtacattaaaaaaaatatatccatcCCCCCACCTCTCAGCCGATCTCCCTGCCTGTATTAAATGGAGATAAGTGTACTCCTCtatttttgtaatgatttttacttttcagttattttgtgaAACTTGGTTTTGGGGATGATTACACATCTGTGCTGTTGAGCACTAATCCTGGATTAAGTGATGTCCGGATGTGTAAAGATACGGTGAAGTATCAAATCTGCTCTGACTCCGCCTGTAGTGATGCCACACATGAAAAACAAGCAACTCTAATCAAAGCTTTTAAGTGCTTGTTGTGTCAGATGAGATTAGagcattttgcatttatttaatatattaatcACTTCTATGCAACTCCATTTCCCTACCTGTACATGCCCTgtctcagggatggggaggattAACAAGCATAGGTGGTATTTCCACAAAATCATGACTCCCAGACTGGTTTAAAACAAGACCACACCTTCTGAGGTGGGGGGTTTTCTTACCACCTCTCTGCTTCTCCAGCCTGACAACACCCCAGTCTGCACCGTCCCTCCTGCCGCATTACTCCGTGGAACTCACCGGTTTTTGTGCTTTGCAGGTCCATGTTGGCAACGACGAGTTCATGCACCTGCGGGTGTTCAGAAGCCTTCCCCACGAGAACCAGCCGCTGAGCCTCCACAGTTACCAGAGCAGCAAGACTAAGCATGATGAACTGGCTTTTTTCTAGCAAGTTTATCTTGTGCATTTTCCTAATAGTTCCTTATGTGCATTTTCTATAGGCTGCAAAATGTTGATTCCGGTGCCaacaaaggagaagagaaagtgtcttctttttttaaacttaatgctggaaaaagtaatttccttttatgCCATTCCCTTACTGTGCAATATCTAAATTCTAGAGTCACACAGCTCTCCTTTCACCTCTGCTAATGCAAACCCAGGTAAAGTGCACTGACTTCAGTGCAACTTAACTGGAATACCATGGCTGAGTCCTGTTTGTGGACTTCCTTAGTCTGGGAATTGAAAGGGCAGTGACAGTAGCACTCACATATTTGCAGCAGGGAGCAAGAGGAAAACCTGAAtcctttctgtgctgttttgcAGCTGTGAATATATCTGTAAATGTAAATTGTGCTATGTATTTTATAGGCAAAGACCTGAAGAGAGACTTGAGATGAAGCGATTTTAAAGGAAGAGAATGAGGGTTATGGTCTTTTGAAACAAGCATTCCCTTGGTAATCATATTTATTCTCTTGCAGCAGTAGGAGATAATGTCCAGTAGAGGGTGTacgcattaaaaaaacccaacttctgtACTTTCTTAGTCCTAAGGAAAAGTCCTGGAAAGGAACTTAAGCTGGACAAGCCTTTCTGcattaataacaataaatatttctcttgaatTGAGATGGTATATTTGACTGGCGTTTCACTGTTCTCTTTACTGGTTTTCAGTGTTGGTTATTACCTTgtcaagaggttttttttcatgaGTGTTTTTCATATTCCAGATAACCTTatgtttattttgtgttttaattagaaatacttcattttaatcCTGAGAGAGACATGAAAGATAACAAGAAAGGCTTTTGCAGCTatagcagcagcaaaagggaCACTGAGGAAGATGTGGGCTCTGCTCAGTGGAGCCAGGGACACAGAAAAGGCTGAGGCACTCGCTGCTGCCTGTGTCTCAGCCTTTACTGGCGGGACTTGCCTTCAGGAATTTGAGGTCCCTAAGGTGAGTGGGAAAGTCTGGAGAAAGGAAGACTTCCCTCAGCAGAGCTGGATCAGGTTAGGGAAACACTTAAACGAACTGGACATAGACAGTGCCGTGGACTTGAGGGGCTGCACCCACGGGTGCTTAGGGAGTTGGCCAGTGTCACTGCAAGGCCACACTTCACACCCTTTGAAAGGGCAGCAGGgcaggttcctgaggactggaagaaagaaaatgttcaagAGGGGCAAGAAGGAGAATCTGGAGCACTACAGGCTCATCAGCTTCACCTCAGTCCCTGGAAAGTGATAGGGAGCCATTTCcaagcacatgaaggacaagaaggtgagtGGAAGTAGCATATGGgtttacaaaggggaaatcatgcttaatCAACATGGATATCACACTGgtctaaaatcacagaatcatctcggttggaaaggaccttgaagatcctccagtccaaccgttaacccagcactgacagttcccaactccaccagatccctcagcgctgggtcagcccgactcttcaacccctccagggatggggactccccccctgccctgggcagcccattccaacgcccaacaaccccttctgcaaataaatacttcctaagagccagtctgaccctgccctggcgcagcttgaggccattccctctggtcctgtcgcttgttccttggttcaagagactcatcccccctctctgcaccctcctttcaggcagttgtagagggcgatgaggtctcccctcagcctcctcttctccagactaaaccccccccagttccctcagccgctccccatcagacctgtgctccagaccctgcaccagcttcgttgcccttctctggacacgctcgagtcattcaatggcctttttggagtgaggggcccaaaactgaacccagtaatcgaggtgtggcctcaccagtgccgagtccaggggtaatatcccttccctgtccctgctggccacactatttctgatacaagccaggatgccattggccttcttggccacctgggcacactgctggttcctgttcagccggctgtcaatcaacaccagcagatcaacactcccacccaacttggtgtcatctgcaaacttactgagggtgcactcgatcccctcgtctaggtcatcaataaagatgttaaacaggagtggccccaaaaccgagccctggggacaccactcgtgaccggccgccaactggatttaactccattcaccacaactctttgggcccggccatccagacagttttttacccagcaaagcgtgtgcccatccaagccacgagcagccagttttggcaggagaatgctgtgggaaacggtgtcaaaggccttactaaagtcaaggtagacaacatccacagcctttccctcatccaataagcaggtcgccctgtcgtagaaggagatcaggtttgtcaagcaggatctgcctttcataaacccatgctgactgggcctgatcatctggttgtcccgcttgtgttgtgtgatggtactcaggatgagctgctccatcagcttctcagGTACccaagtcaagctgacaggcctgtaatttcctggatcattcTTCCAACCCTTcatatagatgggcgtcacactggccagtttccaatctgtcgggacctccccggtcagccaggactgctggtaaatgatggaaagcggcttggtgagcaccccagccagctccttcagcaccctcgggtgtatcccatctggtcccatagacttgtgtgtgtctatgtgatgcagtaggtccctgactgtctcctcctggattgccggggggtcattctcccagtctctgtcctctggctgaggaggctggattccctcaatacaactagtcttgctattaaagactgaggcaaagaaggcattaaggacctcagccttctcctcaacacttgttaccatgtttcctcctgcatctagcaggggatggagcctctccctggtctttcttttgctactgacatagaaacgtttcttgttatccttgattgctgaagccagagtaatttccagctgggctttagacctcctgatttccgccctgcatagcctcacagcatctttgtaatcattgtgagtgactagccccttcttccaaaggctgtaaactctctttttctccctgagttccagccaaagctccctgttcagccagggtggtcttctctgttaccggcttctcttacagcacctggggaccacccgctcctgagccattaagacttccttcttaaagagtgcccagccttcctggacccctatacccttcaggaccatctcccaagggatcctttcaagcaggtgcctgaacaagacaaagtcagccctttggaagtccaggatgtcaattctgctgccccctctcctggcctctctaagaatagagaactctattatttcatgattgctgtgccctagtcgtcctctgaCTGCCAcatcagtccttctctgttcacaaagaggagatccagcagggcaccttctctggttggttctctcagcagctgcgtcaggaagttgtctcccacacattccaggaatctccgggactggtcccgctctgctgtgttgtatttccagcagatgtctgggaagttgaagtctcccacaagaacaagggcaagcgatcgtgagatttctcctaaatgcctatagaatatttcatccacctctctgtcctgggtgggtcgcctatagtagactcctactacaacatctgccctgttggccttccccctgattctaacacaaagacactccaccctgtcttcactacacttgtactcaaagcaatcataacagcccctaacatacagcaccaccccaccacctctccttccttgtctgtccctcctaaagagcctgtagccatcaattggcacactccagtcatgggagacatcccaccatgtttctgtaatagccacaacatcataattttcctgtttcatcatggcttcaagctcctcctgtttgttacccatgctgtatGTGGACATTTATATCATTGTTTCTAAAGAGCCCTTTGTTAAGAGGTAATCTgctcttcatttaaaataagttgCCCAAATAGTGGGGAATAGGACATAAGGTTCCATGGTTAGATTCTTTGTTGAGTTGTATTTAATGTTGGGTGACACGAGAAAGAATCTTAATCCTTGTTCAGCGGACTGGAGAAGGGCGATGCCTATCCCTTGGTTAGTTCCATTCCACATTTTTATAAACCCAAGATTTAATTCCCACACAAGGTTTGAAGGAGTCTTACTTCCACTCCCACCTTGTTTTCCTCTCCCAGAAGAGAGGAGGACCAGGGTCCGCATGAGAAGCAGTAAATGCATA
Protein-coding regions in this window:
- the LOC141919994 gene encoding cystatin-B-like; its protein translation is MDPDQAPCTQLENIDDGRLRCGVPHDESLKLLRDKVKPHLEAKEGKTFDVFTAVEFKTQVVAGTNYFIKVHVGNDEFMHLRVFRSLPHENQPLSLHSYQSSKTKHDELAFF